Proteins encoded by one window of Synechococcus sp. MVIR-18-1:
- a CDS encoding DUF502 domain-containing protein: MVQSNPRPDLPLSARLQQDLKNDLIAGLLVVIPLATTFWLATTVSRFVLAFLTSIPKQFNPFITLNPLLQDLINLALGLTVPLFAILLIGLMARNIVGRWLLEFGEETLQRIPLAGSVYKTLKQLLATFLRDNSQRFRRVVLVEYPREGLYSVGFVTGVVGPSLQAELTEPLLSVFIPTAPNPTTGWYTLVPETSVKDLDISVEDAFRTIISAGIVNPDEREAPVNRSFSSLISQLRGSGSPSSSTTGA, from the coding sequence TTGGTGCAGTCCAATCCAAGACCTGACCTGCCGCTTAGCGCCAGGCTTCAGCAAGATCTGAAAAACGATTTAATCGCTGGGTTGTTGGTGGTCATTCCGCTGGCAACCACTTTTTGGTTGGCAACGACGGTCAGTCGTTTTGTGCTGGCTTTTCTGACGTCAATTCCCAAGCAGTTCAATCCGTTCATCACCCTTAATCCTCTCCTCCAGGATTTGATCAACCTTGCGCTGGGATTAACGGTTCCGCTGTTTGCGATTTTGCTGATCGGCTTGATGGCGAGGAACATCGTCGGGCGCTGGTTGCTGGAGTTCGGCGAAGAAACCCTCCAACGCATTCCTCTTGCTGGTTCGGTTTACAAAACCCTGAAACAGCTTCTCGCCACCTTTTTGAGAGACAATTCTCAGCGTTTTAGGCGGGTAGTTTTAGTGGAATATCCCCGTGAGGGTCTTTACAGCGTGGGCTTTGTGACCGGTGTGGTGGGTCCTTCCCTCCAAGCTGAGCTCACTGAGCCCCTTCTCAGTGTGTTTATTCCCACAGCACCAAACCCAACAACGGGCTGGTACACCTTGGTGCCTGAAACATCTGTCAAAGATCTGGACATTTCAGTAGAGGATGCATTCCGAACGATCATTTCCGCTGGCATTGTGAATCCTGATGAGCGTGAAGCTCCTGTGAATCGAAGTTTTTCCAGCCTGATCTCTCAGCTGAGGGGTTCTGGGTCACCCTCGTCGTCCACCACTGGAGCCTGA
- the nusB gene encoding transcription antitermination factor NusB, translating into MQSRSLSRELALLVLGQCPERVDDPPDLSLDTLLQKALDSLMQHWTEVLDCCAGDLEKAQQHLLESELKDGPSSDQASVRESLQSSLTGAEQVLNGLSASLELPRLLALSNQDQVRREAMQRVTFVLKKRKAIDQLLDGVMEGWRLTRLPRIDRDILRLAVIDLSELHTPAAVACNEAVELAHRFSDEQGRKMINGVLRRLQNAPSLVLS; encoded by the coding sequence ATGCAGTCCCGATCCCTGTCCCGTGAACTAGCGCTGCTGGTGCTCGGTCAATGCCCTGAACGGGTGGATGATCCCCCTGATCTTTCCCTGGATACCTTGCTTCAAAAAGCACTCGATAGCTTGATGCAGCACTGGACAGAAGTCCTGGACTGTTGTGCTGGAGATCTGGAAAAAGCTCAGCAACATTTGCTTGAGAGTGAACTGAAGGATGGTCCTTCCTCAGATCAAGCTTCGGTTCGTGAGTCGTTGCAGTCGTCTCTCACTGGGGCCGAACAAGTTCTGAATGGTCTGTCAGCCAGTCTTGAGTTGCCTCGCCTACTGGCCTTATCCAATCAAGATCAGGTGCGTCGCGAGGCCATGCAGCGCGTGACGTTTGTTTTGAAGAAGCGCAAAGCGATTGATCAGTTGCTCGACGGTGTGATGGAAGGCTGGCGCCTCACCCGACTACCACGCATCGATCGCGATATTTTGCGTTTGGCTGTGATTGATCTGTCCGAACTTCATACTCCTGCTGCAGTGGCTTGCAACGAAGCGGTTGAGTTAGCGCATCGTTTCAGTGACGAGCAGGGACGAAAGATGATTAATGGTGTGCTGCGTCGTCTGCAGAACGCCCCCTCACTGGTGTTGTCCTGA
- the ftsY gene encoding signal recognition particle-docking protein FtsY, with product MVYDWFNRGSVPPETPADPPVDSEVQPDQSSAPQPSATQPADVQASEPKASEPEDDSLEWARQAYARLKAQKAEAAKTVQADSTPEQNAVLPPVMEAAAATVSEVVTPSVVAPPDAAPALEAPSVEPAVVPAPAPTAPVSPPAPSVPALSFLEQAAAQRDQRQQELEQPAEPDPVPVVPVAAQAAPTIDQDEPSLGDFDDAFTWSAEVLAAQGRSAEQVTLEEIDWLGRLRQGLEKTRQGFVTGLLENLGDDPLTPEVLDDLESLLLRADAGVQATDQVLDALRQRMNEQVVDPSEGIRFLKEQLRDLLDEPIKASAVDVLAPQRDRLNVWLLVGVNGVGKTTTLGKLANLAVRSGYSALIAAADTFRAAAVQQVQVWGDRSDVPVVANPSANADPAAVVFDAIGAARSKGTDLVLVDTAGRLQTKHNLMEELEKIRRVVDRLAPEAHVESLLVLDASQGQNGLKQAMAFARAAGLTGVVITKLDGTARGGVALAVASEAKLPIRFIGAGEGIRDLRPFNSFEFVEALLASR from the coding sequence ATGGTCTACGACTGGTTTAATCGCGGATCCGTTCCTCCTGAAACCCCAGCTGACCCTCCAGTGGACTCAGAGGTGCAACCCGATCAGTCTTCTGCGCCTCAACCTTCTGCAACGCAACCAGCAGACGTGCAAGCGTCTGAACCCAAAGCGTCTGAGCCGGAAGATGATTCTCTTGAGTGGGCACGTCAGGCCTATGCACGTTTAAAAGCCCAAAAAGCAGAGGCCGCTAAGACAGTTCAGGCTGATTCGACGCCCGAACAAAATGCTGTTTTGCCTCCAGTCATGGAGGCGGCAGCAGCCACTGTTTCTGAAGTTGTTACCCCTTCTGTTGTTGCCCCACCAGACGCAGCTCCTGCCCTTGAAGCTCCCTCGGTTGAGCCAGCCGTTGTTCCCGCTCCTGCACCAACAGCACCTGTTTCGCCTCCTGCGCCTTCCGTCCCGGCCCTGTCTTTTCTTGAACAGGCTGCTGCCCAGCGGGATCAGCGTCAGCAGGAGCTAGAGCAACCTGCTGAGCCAGACCCTGTTCCGGTTGTTCCAGTCGCAGCCCAAGCGGCGCCGACGATTGATCAGGATGAACCCAGCCTTGGAGACTTTGACGATGCATTCACCTGGTCGGCTGAAGTCTTAGCGGCCCAAGGGCGTAGCGCCGAGCAGGTCACTCTTGAGGAGATCGATTGGTTAGGGCGCCTGCGCCAAGGCCTGGAGAAAACGCGCCAAGGCTTTGTTACTGGTCTGCTGGAGAACCTGGGCGACGACCCATTGACTCCAGAGGTGCTGGACGACCTCGAATCGCTTTTATTGCGGGCGGATGCGGGCGTTCAAGCCACGGATCAGGTGCTCGATGCCTTGCGGCAGCGGATGAACGAACAGGTTGTTGATCCGAGTGAAGGCATTCGCTTTCTGAAGGAACAGCTTCGCGATCTTCTCGATGAGCCGATCAAGGCCAGTGCTGTTGACGTCCTCGCTCCTCAAAGGGATCGCCTGAATGTTTGGCTTTTGGTTGGAGTGAACGGCGTCGGTAAAACCACCACCCTTGGCAAGCTCGCCAATCTTGCTGTTCGCAGTGGGTATTCCGCCTTAATCGCTGCGGCGGATACCTTCCGTGCTGCAGCTGTTCAGCAAGTTCAAGTGTGGGGGGATCGCAGTGATGTGCCAGTTGTGGCCAATCCCTCAGCGAATGCGGATCCCGCAGCGGTGGTGTTTGATGCGATCGGCGCCGCTCGTTCCAAGGGCACTGATTTGGTTCTGGTGGACACGGCCGGTCGTCTGCAGACCAAGCACAACTTGATGGAGGAGCTTGAAAAGATCCGTCGTGTGGTGGATCGTCTCGCTCCCGAAGCGCACGTGGAATCGCTGTTGGTGCTGGATGCCAGCCAGGGCCAGAACGGTTTGAAGCAGGCGATGGCTTTTGCCCGTGCTGCTGGGCTCACAGGTGTGGTGATCACCAAGCTCGATGGCACTGCGAGAGGAGGCGTGGCTCTGGCTGTTGCCTCAGAAGCAAAGTTGCCGATTCGTTTTATTGGAGCTGGTGAGGGAATTCGCGATCTTCGTCCTTTCAATAGTTTTGAGTTTGTAGAGGCCCTCTTGGCATCGCGTTGA
- a CDS encoding PP2C family protein-serine/threonine phosphatase, whose amino-acid sequence MSSTPSWRHPATPQRGINQSLTATASLRQLLESMSREQRSNQELLVSLGFALRSFSNLNRFLELVPVVAARLVGVQGSLLVPFQADGRLWRDQLQMLPGPRTEGLLRALAAHEPGNIIGFGSDESLVRAMDRLVQRQLGSAGLFATSLIARGRPRGRLYVFNPSSPLAWSDVYRRHVQLVADLTGVAIENDLMLQEARRHERVDRQLSIGADIQAQLLPDHCPVIEGVDLAARCRPAFQVGGDYYDFIPTRPELIGRRRERGRWAFVMGDVMGKGVPAGLLMTMLRGMLRAEVLSGLPPDRILYDLNQLALEDLSQSHRFVTLFYSDFDPRTRRLRYANAAHNPPLIWRAQSRKLMRLDAPGLLIGLQPEAEYGCESLVLEPGDVLLYYTDGVTEAPGITGDRFDEARLMRSLEQACRSGTGSQGILDQLFSRLDRFVGPTRQLDDDASMVVLKVKEEIMLPSVPRSLA is encoded by the coding sequence GTGAGCAGCACACCTTCATGGCGACATCCGGCAACTCCGCAACGTGGAATCAACCAATCGTTGACGGCTACAGCCTCGCTACGGCAGCTATTGGAGAGCATGTCGCGGGAGCAGCGTTCCAATCAGGAGCTGCTTGTGTCGCTTGGGTTTGCGTTGCGCAGCTTCAGCAATCTCAACCGCTTTTTGGAGTTGGTGCCGGTGGTGGCTGCCCGGCTTGTGGGGGTGCAAGGTTCACTACTCGTTCCGTTTCAGGCCGACGGACGCCTGTGGCGTGACCAGCTGCAGATGCTTCCTGGTCCCCGCACGGAGGGCTTGTTGCGGGCGCTTGCCGCGCATGAGCCTGGGAACATCATCGGGTTTGGATCCGACGAAAGCCTTGTGCGAGCCATGGATCGCCTGGTTCAGCGGCAGCTGGGGAGTGCTGGTCTTTTTGCAACGTCGTTGATCGCTCGTGGTCGGCCGAGGGGACGCCTTTACGTGTTCAATCCGTCGAGCCCTCTCGCTTGGAGTGATGTTTATCGCCGACATGTGCAGTTGGTGGCTGACCTCACCGGGGTTGCGATCGAAAATGATTTGATGCTTCAGGAGGCCCGTCGCCACGAACGGGTTGATCGTCAGCTCAGCATTGGAGCCGACATTCAGGCTCAGCTGTTGCCTGATCACTGCCCTGTGATCGAAGGCGTGGATCTTGCGGCGCGTTGCCGGCCTGCCTTTCAAGTTGGCGGTGATTACTACGACTTCATTCCTACCCGTCCAGAACTGATCGGGCGCCGTCGGGAGCGCGGCCGTTGGGCCTTCGTCATGGGGGATGTGATGGGTAAGGGGGTGCCAGCGGGATTATTGATGACCATGCTCCGCGGCATGCTGCGAGCCGAGGTTTTGAGTGGTCTACCGCCCGATCGCATTCTTTATGACCTCAACCAATTAGCGCTGGAGGACCTGTCTCAGTCCCATCGGTTCGTCACGCTGTTTTATTCCGATTTCGATCCACGCACGAGGCGCCTGCGTTATGCCAATGCCGCCCATAACCCACCGTTGATTTGGCGTGCCCAATCACGGAAATTGATGCGCTTGGATGCCCCCGGGCTGCTGATTGGTCTTCAGCCTGAGGCGGAATATGGCTGTGAATCGCTTGTGCTTGAGCCAGGTGACGTTCTTCTTTATTACACGGATGGAGTCACTGAAGCCCCTGGGATCACCGGTGATCGTTTTGATGAGGCGCGCTTGATGCGCTCACTCGAACAAGCCTGTCGGTCTGGAACTGGTTCCCAAGGGATTCTTGATCAGTTGTTCAGTCGTCTCGATCGTTTTGTGGGACCCACCCGTCAGTTAGATGACGATGCCTCGATGGTGGTGCTCAAGGTCAAAGAGGAGATCATGTTGCCGTCTGTCCCCCGGTCTTTGGCCTGA
- the argH gene encoding argininosuccinate lyase, translating into MAGGVTGGGSATWSDRFEQGLHPAIERFNASIGFDITLLQEDLDGSIAHARMLAECGVIQEEEADQLVSGLEQVRQEAASGQFQPGLADEDVHFAVERRLIALLGPVGKKLHTGRSRNDQVGTDLRLWLRRRLDELEQSLLGFQRALLDQANLHSNTLIPGYTHLQRAQPLCLAHHLLAYVEMVERDRQRMADLRKRLNLSPLGAAALAGTPVPIDRRSTALALGFDGIYANSLDAVSDRDFTVEFSAAASLVMVHLSRLAEEVIFWASEECGFVRLTDRCATGSSLMPQKKNPDVPELVRGKCGRVFGHLQGLLTMIKGLPLAYNKDFQEDKEALFDVVATTSQCLEAMTILLQEGLSFRTERLEAAVAADYSNATDVADYLVAKQVPFREAYQLVGAVVKHCLQEGVLLRELTLERWQQFHPAIEADLFEALTPRNVVAARTSEGGTGFVRVHEQLAIWNKRLGLADQVV; encoded by the coding sequence ATGGCAGGCGGGGTGACGGGAGGAGGCTCCGCAACCTGGAGTGACCGGTTTGAGCAGGGATTGCATCCGGCGATTGAGCGTTTTAATGCGTCGATTGGCTTTGATATCACGCTTCTTCAAGAGGATCTGGATGGGTCGATCGCCCATGCCCGCATGCTCGCTGAGTGCGGTGTGATCCAGGAGGAGGAGGCAGATCAACTTGTCAGTGGTCTTGAACAAGTCCGCCAGGAAGCTGCATCTGGACAATTTCAGCCAGGGCTAGCTGATGAAGATGTGCATTTCGCTGTTGAGCGACGTCTGATTGCTTTGCTTGGTCCAGTTGGCAAAAAATTGCACACCGGCCGGAGTCGTAACGACCAGGTGGGGACTGATTTGCGGCTTTGGCTTAGGCGGCGTTTGGACGAGCTTGAACAGTCTTTGCTCGGTTTTCAGCGCGCCTTGCTTGACCAAGCGAACCTTCACAGCAACACCTTGATTCCCGGTTACACGCATCTGCAGCGTGCCCAGCCTCTCTGCCTCGCTCACCATCTTCTTGCCTATGTCGAGATGGTGGAGCGGGATCGGCAGCGGATGGCGGACTTGCGCAAACGCCTGAATCTCTCTCCTCTGGGTGCTGCAGCTTTGGCCGGCACCCCGGTACCGATTGATCGCAGGAGCACCGCGTTGGCCCTCGGCTTCGATGGCATCTATGCCAACAGCCTGGACGCGGTCAGTGATCGTGATTTCACAGTGGAATTTTCGGCCGCGGCCTCACTGGTGATGGTGCATCTCAGTCGTCTTGCTGAGGAGGTGATTTTTTGGGCATCAGAGGAATGTGGCTTTGTACGACTCACCGATCGCTGTGCGACGGGCAGCAGCCTGATGCCGCAGAAAAAGAATCCCGATGTTCCTGAATTGGTGCGTGGCAAATGCGGAAGGGTGTTCGGCCATTTGCAAGGCCTGCTGACGATGATTAAGGGCCTACCACTGGCCTACAACAAAGATTTCCAGGAGGACAAGGAGGCGTTGTTTGATGTGGTGGCCACCACATCGCAATGCCTTGAGGCGATGACGATTTTGCTGCAGGAAGGCTTGAGTTTCAGGACCGAACGGCTGGAGGCGGCTGTTGCTGCGGACTATTCCAATGCCACTGATGTGGCCGACTATCTCGTCGCTAAGCAGGTCCCTTTCCGGGAGGCCTACCAGTTGGTGGGTGCCGTGGTGAAACATTGCCTTCAGGAAGGCGTGCTTCTTCGCGAACTCACTCTGGAGCGTTGGCAGCAGTTCCATCCTGCGATCGAGGCTGATTTGTTTGAGGCCTTAACACCCCGCAATGTGGTGGCAGCTCGAACCAGCGAAGGGGGAACAGGTTTCGTTCGTGTCCATGAACAGCTGGCCATTTGGAACAAACGATTGGGGCTTGCGGATCAGGTTGTTTAG
- a CDS encoding RNA-binding protein, with the protein MSIFVGNLPFRAEQEDIIELFSTYGEVTNCALPLERDTGRKRGFAFVEMSDEAAEASAIEALQGAELMGRPLRINKAEPRGSAPRRDFGGGGGGGNYGGGGGGDRPSGASGWEDRSYGSGAPPAGGSAYDDGRTRRRRGGADDNSGYGGAEG; encoded by the coding sequence GTGAGCATTTTTGTCGGCAATCTTCCGTTCCGCGCTGAGCAGGAAGACATCATTGAATTGTTCTCCACCTATGGAGAGGTCACGAATTGTGCCCTCCCTCTAGAGCGAGATACCGGACGTAAGCGCGGCTTTGCCTTTGTCGAAATGAGCGACGAAGCAGCTGAAGCATCTGCCATTGAGGCGCTTCAAGGTGCTGAGCTGATGGGTCGTCCCCTGCGCATCAACAAAGCTGAGCCCCGTGGCAGTGCCCCTCGTCGCGATTTCGGCGGCGGTGGTGGCGGTGGCAACTACGGCGGTGGTGGCGGTGGCGATCGCCCTTCTGGTGCCAGTGGCTGGGAGGATCGCAGCTATGGCAGTGGTGCTCCTCCAGCTGGCGGGAGTGCCTACGACGATGGACGCACCCGTCGTCGCCGTGGTGGAGCCGACGACAACAGCGGATATGGCGGAGCCGAGGGCTGA
- the dusA gene encoding tRNA dihydrouridine(20/20a) synthase DusA, whose product MDSPLNPDREPAWRFSVAPMLDCTDRHFRMLMRQISKQSLLYSEMVVAQALHHSKRRERLLDFDVEEHPLALQVGGDDPALLADATRMAADWGYDEINLNVGCPSPRVQAGNFGACLMAEPQTVARCVEAMVAASSLPVTVKHRVGIDDLDSDDLLRQFVDQVAEAGALRFSVHARKAWLEGLDPKQNRTIPALQHDRVIALKESRPDLTIELNGGLDTPEDCLNALKHCDGAMVGRAAYAHPMRWRDIDNLIYGATPRQVLASDVVLGLIPHAERHLQRGGRLWDLCRHLVHVVEAVPGARYWRNNLSIKAQKAGAGVEMIEEAAQQLLDAGL is encoded by the coding sequence ATGGATTCCCCACTCAACCCCGATCGGGAACCCGCCTGGCGCTTCAGTGTGGCGCCCATGCTGGATTGCACGGATCGGCATTTCCGCATGCTGATGCGCCAAATCAGCAAACAAAGCCTGCTCTACAGCGAAATGGTGGTGGCGCAAGCTCTCCACCACAGCAAGCGGCGTGAACGGCTACTGGACTTTGACGTCGAGGAACATCCCCTAGCTCTGCAGGTGGGGGGCGACGATCCTGCGTTACTGGCCGATGCCACGCGGATGGCAGCCGATTGGGGGTACGACGAGATCAACCTCAATGTGGGCTGCCCGAGTCCAAGGGTGCAAGCCGGGAATTTTGGGGCTTGTTTGATGGCAGAGCCGCAAACCGTGGCGCGTTGTGTGGAGGCCATGGTGGCGGCATCATCGCTTCCCGTCACCGTGAAACATCGCGTGGGTATTGATGATCTCGACAGTGATGACCTTCTCAGACAGTTTGTTGATCAAGTGGCAGAAGCCGGTGCCTTGCGTTTTTCCGTGCATGCCCGTAAGGCATGGCTTGAAGGATTAGATCCCAAACAAAACCGCACGATTCCTGCTCTTCAGCACGATCGAGTGATTGCCTTAAAAGAATCCAGGCCGGATCTCACGATTGAATTGAATGGTGGTCTTGATACCCCTGAGGATTGCCTCAACGCCCTAAAACATTGCGATGGGGCCATGGTCGGACGCGCCGCCTATGCCCACCCAATGCGCTGGCGCGACATCGACAACCTGATCTACGGCGCAACGCCACGCCAAGTACTGGCTTCAGATGTCGTGCTTGGACTAATCCCCCATGCCGAACGCCATCTTCAGCGAGGAGGAAGACTTTGGGATCTATGCCGGCATCTCGTCCACGTTGTGGAAGCCGTGCCCGGGGCACGTTATTGGCGCAACAATCTGAGCATCAAAGCTCAAAAAGCTGGTGCTGGGGTTGAAATGATTGAGGAAGCAGCCCAGCAACTGCTTGATGCAGGGCTCTAA
- the msrB gene encoding peptide-methionine (R)-S-oxide reductase MsrB, translating into MTTSMQPWLLSRRSMLLASIAGMVGVFRAPAQVLAASKAGEAVWDLSDGEWKKRLSPEAYQVLRQEGTERPFTSPFNNEKREGTYHCAGCDLPLFASTAKFDSGTGWPSFWEPLPGGVDTKVDFKLILPRTEYHCSRCGGHQGHVFNDGPRPTGKRYCNNGVALRFQPTA; encoded by the coding sequence ATGACGACTTCGATGCAGCCTTGGTTGTTGAGCAGGCGTTCGATGCTTCTGGCTTCGATCGCCGGGATGGTCGGTGTATTCAGAGCGCCGGCTCAGGTGCTGGCTGCTTCCAAGGCTGGCGAAGCGGTTTGGGATCTCAGCGATGGCGAATGGAAAAAGCGTCTCTCGCCTGAGGCCTACCAAGTGTTGCGTCAGGAAGGCACAGAACGACCTTTCACCAGCCCGTTCAACAACGAAAAACGAGAGGGCACCTACCACTGCGCCGGTTGCGACCTGCCGTTGTTTGCTTCCACCGCCAAGTTTGATAGCGGTACCGGTTGGCCCAGTTTTTGGGAGCCGCTTCCGGGCGGTGTGGATACAAAAGTAGATTTCAAACTAATTCTTCCTCGCACTGAATATCACTGCAGCCGCTGCGGTGGGCATCAGGGCCATGTTTTTAATGACGGTCCCCGACCGACGGGTAAGCGCTACTGCAACAACGGAGTCGCCCTGCGTTTCCAACCCACGGCATGA
- a CDS encoding NAD(P)/FAD-dependent oxidoreductase: protein MTVPDRRVSATATTESPCVSNPRHDLIVIGGGPAGFMAAITAAERGVRDVLILEATPEVLTKVRISGGGRCNVTHACWDPKELVGHYPRGSRPLRGPFSQFACGDSIAWFDEHGLTLVEESDGRMFPQQNRSEAVVECLRRAALAAGVKIQCGSAVRQLSCSEGEGFQISDQRSVFHQAKRVLLASGGHPSGRRLAKDLGHTIVPPVPSLFSLKLQAPALTACSGIALDDVGLDLSVADQRFRQTGRVLITHRGVSGPAVLRLTAFAARALHASRYQGELRVDWSGGLGRERVQNKLQQARLEQARRTVVAAKPFEHLPRRLWLAFLTQAGVDAERRWADLPAKAERNLVETVCAQRLSIQGRGPFGEEFVTAGGVDLGEVNLATMESRCCAGLYLAGELLDVDGVTGGFNFQACWSGGWLAGEAIATSCFTESDQTP from the coding sequence ATGACGGTCCCCGACCGACGGGTAAGCGCTACTGCAACAACGGAGTCGCCCTGCGTTTCCAACCCACGGCATGACCTAATCGTGATCGGTGGTGGGCCTGCCGGCTTTATGGCCGCGATCACCGCCGCCGAACGAGGAGTTCGTGATGTTCTGATCTTGGAGGCCACCCCTGAAGTGCTCACAAAAGTGCGCATCAGCGGTGGCGGTCGTTGCAATGTCACCCATGCTTGCTGGGATCCCAAGGAGCTTGTGGGTCACTACCCCCGGGGTAGCAGGCCATTGCGGGGTCCCTTTAGCCAGTTTGCGTGCGGAGATTCGATTGCTTGGTTCGATGAGCACGGACTCACGCTTGTGGAAGAGTCCGATGGGCGGATGTTTCCCCAGCAGAATCGCTCCGAGGCGGTGGTGGAGTGTCTGAGGCGAGCTGCCTTAGCTGCAGGGGTGAAGATTCAGTGCGGCTCCGCTGTGCGTCAACTCAGCTGCTCGGAGGGTGAGGGATTTCAAATCTCCGATCAACGGTCTGTCTTTCATCAGGCCAAGCGGGTGTTACTGGCCAGTGGTGGCCATCCCAGTGGCCGGCGTCTTGCCAAGGATTTGGGTCACACGATTGTGCCGCCGGTGCCGTCGTTGTTCAGCTTGAAATTGCAAGCGCCTGCTTTGACGGCATGCAGCGGTATTGCCCTGGATGACGTGGGCTTGGATTTAAGCGTTGCTGATCAGCGTTTTCGTCAGACGGGCCGGGTGCTGATCACCCATCGGGGTGTGAGCGGGCCTGCCGTCTTGAGGCTCACCGCGTTTGCAGCAAGGGCCCTCCATGCCAGTCGTTACCAGGGTGAGTTGCGGGTGGATTGGAGTGGAGGTTTGGGTCGCGAGCGTGTTCAGAACAAGCTGCAGCAGGCGCGCCTTGAGCAGGCGCGTCGCACGGTGGTGGCTGCCAAGCCGTTTGAGCATCTGCCGCGGCGGCTTTGGCTTGCCTTTTTGACGCAGGCGGGAGTGGATGCAGAGCGGCGATGGGCGGATCTTCCAGCGAAGGCGGAACGCAATTTGGTGGAGACCGTCTGCGCTCAGCGCTTATCGATCCAGGGCCGCGGCCCGTTCGGGGAAGAATTTGTCACGGCTGGTGGCGTTGATCTGGGCGAGGTGAACTTAGCGACGATGGAAAGTCGCTGCTGTGCTGGGTTGTACTTAGCGGGTGAATTACTGGATGTGGATGGGGTCACTGGAGGCTTTAATTTCCAGGCCTGTTGGAGCGGCGGCTGGCTTGCAGGTGAGGCGATAGCTACGTCTTGTTTTACTGAATCTGATCAAACACCGTAA
- a CDS encoding type II secretion system F family protein, which translates to MVSFTATYTSATGQPRTVTVKANDAVAARRLLRRRGIKAEELRQDKGKGNNKAKAESKNAGGSASAGFLSMDLGEAFQKPPGVKEKAIWASKLAALVDAGVPIVRSLDLMATQQKLPMFKKALTSVGLEVNQGTAMAAAMRQWPKVFDQLTIAMVEAGEAGGVLDESLKRLAKLLEDNARLQNQIKGALGYPVAVLVIAILVFLGMTIFLIPTFAGIFEDLGAELPLFTQLMVDLSALLRSSASLVFAGILMVGAWMIGRYYNTHTGRRVIDKLILKLPLFGDLIMKTATAQFCRIFSSLTRAGVPILMSMEISSETAGNSIISDAILDSRTMVQEGVLLSTALTRQKVLPDMALSMLSIGEETGEMDRMLSKVADFYEDEVSASVKALTSMLEPAMIVVVGGIVGSILLAMYLPMFTVFDQIQ; encoded by the coding sequence ATGGTTTCTTTCACCGCTACTTACACCTCAGCCACAGGCCAACCGCGCACGGTCACGGTCAAAGCAAACGATGCTGTTGCGGCCCGTCGTCTGCTGCGCAGGCGAGGCATCAAAGCGGAAGAGCTGCGCCAAGACAAAGGAAAAGGAAACAACAAAGCCAAGGCCGAATCCAAAAACGCAGGGGGCAGCGCGTCAGCTGGATTCCTATCGATGGATCTGGGAGAGGCGTTCCAAAAGCCACCCGGGGTGAAAGAGAAAGCGATTTGGGCCAGCAAGCTGGCTGCGCTCGTGGATGCAGGGGTGCCGATCGTGCGCAGCCTCGATCTCATGGCCACGCAGCAAAAGCTGCCGATGTTTAAAAAAGCTCTCACCAGCGTGGGACTCGAGGTGAATCAGGGCACGGCGATGGCAGCAGCGATGCGCCAATGGCCCAAGGTCTTTGACCAGCTCACCATCGCCATGGTGGAGGCAGGCGAAGCCGGCGGTGTTCTCGATGAATCCCTCAAACGCCTCGCCAAACTGTTGGAAGACAACGCCAGGCTCCAAAACCAAATCAAAGGTGCCTTGGGTTACCCGGTGGCCGTGCTGGTGATCGCCATTTTGGTGTTTTTAGGAATGACGATCTTCTTGATTCCTACTTTTGCGGGGATCTTTGAAGATCTAGGAGCCGAATTGCCATTATTTACCCAATTAATGGTGGATTTAAGCGCCTTACTGCGCTCTTCCGCTTCCCTTGTTTTCGCCGGCATTCTCATGGTTGGCGCCTGGATGATTGGCCGTTATTACAACACTCACACAGGCCGCAGAGTGATCGACAAGTTGATCCTCAAGCTACCGTTGTTTGGTGATCTCATCATGAAAACAGCCACCGCTCAGTTTTGCAGAATTTTCAGCTCACTCACGCGTGCTGGCGTTCCAATCCTGATGTCGATGGAGATCTCAAGTGAAACTGCTGGCAACTCCATCATCTCTGACGCCATCCTCGACTCACGCACCATGGTGCAAGAAGGCGTGTTGCTGAGCACAGCATTAACGCGCCAAAAAGTCTTACCTGACATGGCACTGAGCATGCTCTCGATTGGTGAGGAAACCGGTGAAATGGATCGAATGCTCAGCAAAGTGGCCGACTTTTATGAGGACGAGGTTTCAGCATCCGTGAAGGCACTCACCTCGATGTTGGAGCCCGCAATGATTGTGGTTGTGGGAGGAATTGTGGGTTCGATCCTGCTGGCGATGTACCTGCCGATGTTTACGGTGTTTGATCAGATTCAGTAA